The nucleotide sequence AAATGAGCACGATTGCCACGGCTCTGGCCAATGAAGTGATAGATGGCGAAGTGCCCGCCGGCGCCACAAAAACGGGCGTTGTCGGCTTCGAGGCGCCTGCTAATGCCACCGGGCTGGCACTGGTCTATGAGCCATTTGGCGGAGGCCGGGCGGTCAGCGTGCCGCTGAATTAGCATGGTCGCTGTTCGTTGGTTCTGGCGGCTACGCCGCCAGAACCAACGAACAACGTGAAATCCGGGATTTGCCCCGCATCAGCCCTCATTATTCCTCACGCCTCCGGCGCCTGTGTGGTTATAATAAAAGCCATGAGCGATCCGGCGTATCTCAATCTCTACGCGCGGGGCCTGCTGCACGAACGGGCCGCGGCGGCGCGCGAACGCCTGGCGGCCTGCGTGCTCTGCCCGCAGGTCTGCCGCGCCGACCGGCTTGATGACGAGGCGGGAATCTGCCGAGTGGGGCGGGAGGCGCTGGTTGCCTCATACGGGCCGCACATGGGTGAAGAGAACGTGCTGCGCGGCTGGCGCGGCTCAGGCACGGTCTTCTTCAGCGGCTGCAACATGCGCTGCGTCTACTGCCAGAACTACGACATCAGCCAGATCGCCCGCGGGCGCGCCGTCAGCGCCGAGGAACTGGCGGAGATTTTTCTCGAGGTGCAGCGCAGAGGCTGCCACAACCTCAACCTGGTCACCCCCTCTCACGTCATCGCCCAGATCCTGGAGGCGCTGGCGCTGGCCGTGCCCCGTGGTCTGCGCCTGCCAATCGTCTACAACACCTCCGGCTACGACTCGGTCGCGGCGCTGCGACTCCTCGACGGCGTGGTGGATATCTACATGCCCGACCTCAAGTACAGCGACTCGGCGCTGGCCCAGCGCTACTCCGGCATTCCGCATTACTGGGACGTGGCGCGGGCGGCCCTGCGCGAGATGCAGCGCCAGGTCGGCGACCTGCGCATTGAGGGCGGGTTGGCCACGCGCGGCTTGCTCATTCGCCACCTGGTGCTTCCGGGAGATCTGGCCGGCTCACGGGAGGTGCTGCGCTTCGTAGCGGAGGAGTTGTCCCGTGATGCCTGGATCAACATAATGGACCAGTACTACCCGGCCTATCGCGCCTTCGACTACCCCGAACTGCGCCGGGGCGTCACGGCGCAGGAATACGCCACTGTGGTCGCCTGGGCGCGCGAGCTAGGGCTGCATCGGGGCATTCCCCTGGATAGCATGGCCTAGGGCACAGACGTTGCTCAAGTCCTGCCGTGCTCGAATCTGCCATTGACAGTTCAGACGAACAGTGGTAGAATAAAAAAGTTGACCAACATCATCCCCTGTGAGACCGGCATCCTCCCCGCTATCCCCTGGTTCCACAGAAGCCTTCGTCGCTCGAAGCATTATGTTGTTGGGGTCGCCGGAGCGAGTGTGGCAGGCAGACGCCTGGCCACCGGCAGTTCGAGATGTCGACGCGGTTTTTGTGGAAATAGCCATGCTGTCTTTGCCAGCAATGCGCGGAGGAGAGAGTTCGATGCAAGTCAAACTGTTTGTTGGGAATCTGCCCTGGAGTGTGGGCGACGCCGAGTTGACCCGGATCTTCACCGGTCACGGCGCGGTTTACAGCGCGCGGGTTATCAGCGATCGCGACACTGGTCGCTCGCGGGGCTTTGGGTTCGTTGAGATGGAAACCGACGATGTCGGCGCGCTGATCCGGGCGACCGACGGCTGCGCGGTTGAGGGCCGCAATCTGCGGGTCAACCTGGCCGAAGACAAACCCGCGCCCCGGCGCGGCGGCGACCGCGGCGGTTTCGGGGGGCGGCGCGAGCGCTACTGATCCAGCGTATGAAAAGGGGGTGGGAGGGCGAAGCCCTCCCGCCCCCTCTTTTTCTGCCTTCATACCCGCCGCAAGACTATGGGGCCGATCAATCTCCCTTTGTCTGGCATTCCAACAGCGTTACGGCGCCACGGGCCACGAGGCGGCTGGTTAGCTGGATCGAGCGGTAGACCTGGATGGTGATAGTCATCTGGATCTGCTCGACGATGCGAGCCGGCGCGCCCAGCGGGCCGAGGTAGCCAAAGGGAGCGTACACCTGGCGCGCGATCGCCTTGTGCGCCTCGGCGATTGCGCCCGTCGCGGCGTCCACTGCGTCGGCGGCAAGCTCGACCCCGCCACGCAGTTGCCGCAGCGTTTCCGCCTCCATCAGACGCTCCTTTCATATTCCTCGCACCAGGCGCGGATTCGCGCGTACACCGCCGGATCGCGGGTCAGTTGCAAGTGGTCCATCGGCGAAAAACAGGCCACATGGTCGCGGGGCATCGGATACGGCGCTGTGCCGTCGGGGGGCGTCTCGCGAATGGACGGCACGAGGACCAGCCCGTCGCCGAGCAGAATGGCGACGAGGTGCTTCGGGTCCTCGGTCAGGGTGGCGACGACCAGATAGTGTTGCGCGCTGGTCAGCCACGGCACGGTCTGGCGCGGGGCGGCGCGCTGGCCGGCCTCTTCGATAAATGGCGGCGAGCGCAGATCCTTGATCCCCTGACTGCGCAGGTCGAAGATGTCACCGATGAGTCTGGTAATTGGGTTGGGCACGCTATGAAGCACGCGGGCGGCGATGTCGCTTAGCAGCGCCAGAGGCGCGCCATCGTGAGGGCTGCCCAGGTAAAATGCCTGCCGCACTAATGGAACCCACGGGTCGTGGCGCTGGGCGCCAATGTGGCAGGCATGCCTGATGACCAGCCCGCCCATGCTGTGGCCGATGAGGACCAGATCCCTTACCGGGAGGGGGTAGGCCGCCAGCAGGGCGTTCAGCAAATCGGCCAGGCTCTGCCCATTGCGGGCGAGCGCTAGCCCCGTATTGTAGCGCGCAAACAGCGGGGTAAACCCCAGATCCGCCGCCAGTTCCGCGCCGTAGGAGGTCCAGCGTCCGGAGTTAGACAGGTCGCGGTAGGCCCAGCTGCCCTCGTTGCAGCCCAGGCCGTGGAGGAACACGCACAGCCTCGGGGTAGGACGGGGATGCGCCTCGAGGAGCGCCGCGCGGGTCAGGGGGAGGGGCCGGTTCCTGACGTACAGCGCCATCTCAATCTCGAGGCCATTTTGCCGGGCCTGGAGATAATCGCCCACGGCGCCATTGATGATGCTACGCGCCCACGTCGTCCACGGTGTGGCGCAATCCGACGCCGCTGGCTTATCTTGCAACAGGGGCCTCCTTGTGACGAGGGGGGCAAACGCGACCATTCTACCATGCGTGCCGGCGCAGCACAATGGGAGGGATAGCGTTCACGTGTGCTGAACACGTGTTCACTGCAGAGGGCGCGGAGATTGGGCCTGGTCCAATCCTCTGCCCTCCTCGGCGTGCTGCGCGGTAAAGCTGAATGAGAACGAATGGGCGCTGCCCGTCTCGCCCGGCTCCTGTCAGGGTATAATGAAGATCTGCGGCGTGCCGGTTGCAATCACCTATGGGCCTGGGAGAGCGGCAACCTGGCTGCCCCCAACCGGTAGGCGGGCGCATGCCAGCCTGGCCGGCAGGAGCGAGGGGCAACCCGTTTTTCCCACGTTCACAGTCAAAGGATTGCCATGAACAACGATAGCTACGACATCCTGCGCCGGGCGGTGATCGAGGCCCTGGGGCCGCGCCCCACCCCGGAGCGGCGCCGCCAGATCGCCGCCGACCTGCGCGCCCTGGCCGAGCAGCAGACGCGCATGGCCGAGCGGGTAGAGGCGCGCGGCCCTGAGGGCCAGCCGGCGCCGCAGTGCCGGCGCCCCGCCGGGATGTACGTGCGCGTCCGCCACGAACCCGATCCGCTGACCGGAGCGCGGCGCATCCGCCTGTTGCTTGGCAAGCAGGCCTGGTTCGATCTGGGCAGCCCGGAGCGCGTCATGGTGCAGCCTGCGGGGGCAGAGATCTGGATCGTGCCGACGCAGGCCGCCAGCGGTCTGCGCGTCGAGGCCAGGGTCGGGTTGCCGGGCTGTCTGACGCTTCCCGGCACGCCCCTCGACGGGCTGGCGCCGGGGCGCTACGCCGTCACGCTGCGCGCCGGGGCACTGGTGATCGGCGCGCGCGACGAGGAGGCGAGACGATGAACGCCACTCCTGATCCCGCCGGAGTGGCAGGGCAGGCCAGCCACGTTCCCGGCCCGTCCCAGGGTCAGTGGATGGGCATTCCGGAGTACCGGATCATTGACCCGCCTGGCCGCAG is from Chloroflexaceae bacterium and encodes:
- a CDS encoding RNA-binding protein, producing MQVKLFVGNLPWSVGDAELTRIFTGHGAVYSARVISDRDTGRSRGFGFVEMETDDVGALIRATDGCAVEGRNLRVNLAEDKPAPRRGGDRGGFGGRRERY
- a CDS encoding radical SAM protein; this encodes MSDPAYLNLYARGLLHERAAAARERLAACVLCPQVCRADRLDDEAGICRVGREALVASYGPHMGEENVLRGWRGSGTVFFSGCNMRCVYCQNYDISQIARGRAVSAEELAEIFLEVQRRGCHNLNLVTPSHVIAQILEALALAVPRGLRLPIVYNTSGYDSVAALRLLDGVVDIYMPDLKYSDSALAQRYSGIPHYWDVARAALREMQRQVGDLRIEGGLATRGLLIRHLVLPGDLAGSREVLRFVAEELSRDAWINIMDQYYPAYRAFDYPELRRGVTAQEYATVVAWARELGLHRGIPLDSMA
- a CDS encoding GPI inositol-deacylase is translated as MQDKPAASDCATPWTTWARSIINGAVGDYLQARQNGLEIEMALYVRNRPLPLTRAALLEAHPRPTPRLCVFLHGLGCNEGSWAYRDLSNSGRWTSYGAELAADLGFTPLFARYNTGLALARNGQSLADLLNALLAAYPLPVRDLVLIGHSMGGLVIRHACHIGAQRHDPWVPLVRQAFYLGSPHDGAPLALLSDIAARVLHSVPNPITRLIGDIFDLRSQGIKDLRSPPFIEEAGQRAAPRQTVPWLTSAQHYLVVATLTEDPKHLVAILLGDGLVLVPSIRETPPDGTAPYPMPRDHVACFSPMDHLQLTRDPAVYARIRAWCEEYERSV